From the genome of Streptomyces sp. NBC_01317, one region includes:
- a CDS encoding sigma factor-like helix-turn-helix DNA-binding protein → MYFFTRSPEAHDAGTEAPGAGPFTPAQAFDALYTHTAPSLVRQAYLLTGRHGLSQESVERAFHQAWGRWPEVAVDRDPAGWVRAAAYEYALSPWHRFRRAHRRADLITGQRDGRDGRALREALLELPPQYRRVLMLYDGLGLDLPETAAETEASTLGTARRLLHAREAVADRLPELADPDALHGRLGALTRAVTPPAIPPAQAVRRSAERRARLWTRTAIAFTALIVGATGFTLATAPTRYWEPLAAPRQVGGAPVTNGPEAWSERDLALRDRLRDTPFSGPERLVPLPL, encoded by the coding sequence ATGTACTTTTTCACCCGTTCTCCAGAGGCCCATGACGCAGGCACGGAGGCGCCGGGGGCCGGCCCGTTCACGCCCGCGCAGGCCTTCGACGCGCTGTACACCCACACCGCGCCCTCCCTCGTACGACAGGCGTATCTGCTGACCGGGCGGCACGGTCTGTCCCAGGAGTCCGTCGAGCGCGCCTTCCACCAGGCGTGGGGGCGCTGGCCCGAGGTCGCGGTGGACCGGGATCCGGCCGGGTGGGTACGGGCTGCCGCGTACGAGTACGCCCTGTCGCCCTGGCACCGGTTCCGCCGCGCCCACCGGCGCGCCGACCTGATCACCGGTCAGCGGGACGGCCGGGACGGGCGGGCGCTGCGTGAGGCGCTGCTGGAGCTGCCGCCGCAGTACCGCCGTGTCCTGATGCTGTACGACGGGCTGGGCCTGGACCTGCCGGAGACAGCGGCGGAGACGGAGGCGAGCACGCTGGGGACGGCACGGCGGCTGCTGCACGCGCGCGAGGCGGTGGCCGACCGGCTGCCCGAACTGGCGGACCCGGACGCACTGCACGGGCGGCTGGGGGCGCTCACGCGGGCCGTGACCCCGCCGGCCATCCCTCCGGCGCAGGCCGTACGGAGGAGCGCGGAGCGCCGCGCCCGGTTGTGGACGCGGACGGCGATCGCCTTCACGGCGTTGATCGTGGGGGCGACCGGCTTCACGCTGGCCACCGCGCCGACGCGGTACTGGGAGCCGCTGGCGGCCCCGCGGCAGGTCGGCGGGGCGCCGGTCACCAACGGTCCCGAGGCGTGGAGCGAACGGGACCTGGCCCTGCGGGACCGGCTGCGCGACACACCGTTCAGCGGTCCGGAAAGGCTGGTACCGCTGCCCCTCTGA
- the sucC gene encoding ADP-forming succinate--CoA ligase subunit beta, translating into MDLFEYQARDLFAKHGVPVLAGEVIETPEAAREVTERLGGKAVVKAQVKVGGRGKAGGVKLAADPDEAVEKAGQILGMDIKGHTVHKVMLAETADIAEEYYVSFLLDRTNRTFLAMASVEGGVEIEVVAEENPDALAKIPVDAYEGCTPEKAAEIVAAAKFPADIADQVADVLQKLWTVFIKEDALLVEVNPLIKSGDGKIIALDGKVSLDENADFRQPDHEALEDKAAANPLEAAAKAKNLNYVKLDGQVGIIGNGAGLVMSTLDVVAYAGEAHGGVKPANFLDIGGGASAEVMANGLEIILGDPDVKSVFVNVFGGITACDEVANGIVQALELLKSKGENVEKPLVVRLDGNNAELGRKILSDANHPLVRRVDTMDGAADKAAELAAAAK; encoded by the coding sequence GTGGACCTGTTCGAGTATCAGGCGAGGGACCTCTTCGCCAAGCACGGTGTACCGGTGCTGGCCGGTGAAGTCATCGAGACGCCTGAGGCGGCCCGCGAGGTGACCGAGCGTCTCGGCGGCAAGGCTGTCGTCAAGGCGCAGGTCAAGGTCGGTGGACGCGGTAAGGCGGGCGGCGTGAAGCTCGCCGCGGACCCGGACGAGGCCGTCGAGAAGGCCGGCCAGATCCTGGGCATGGACATCAAGGGCCACACGGTCCACAAGGTGATGCTGGCCGAGACCGCGGACATCGCGGAGGAGTACTACGTCTCCTTCCTGCTCGACCGCACCAACCGCACCTTCCTCGCCATGGCCTCCGTCGAGGGCGGTGTCGAGATCGAGGTCGTCGCCGAGGAGAACCCCGACGCGCTCGCCAAGATCCCGGTCGACGCCTACGAGGGCTGCACCCCGGAGAAGGCCGCCGAGATCGTCGCCGCCGCGAAGTTCCCGGCCGACATCGCCGACCAGGTCGCGGACGTCCTCCAGAAGCTGTGGACCGTCTTCATCAAGGAGGACGCGCTCCTGGTCGAGGTCAACCCGCTGATCAAGTCGGGCGACGGCAAGATCATCGCGCTGGACGGCAAGGTCTCGCTCGACGAGAACGCCGACTTCCGGCAGCCCGACCACGAGGCGCTGGAGGACAAGGCCGCGGCGAACCCGCTGGAGGCCGCCGCCAAGGCCAAGAACCTCAACTACGTCAAGCTCGACGGCCAGGTCGGCATCATCGGCAACGGCGCGGGTCTGGTCATGTCGACCCTCGACGTCGTCGCGTACGCCGGTGAGGCCCACGGCGGCGTGAAGCCGGCCAACTTCCTCGACATCGGCGGCGGCGCGTCCGCCGAGGTGATGGCGAACGGCCTGGAGATCATCCTGGGCGACCCGGACGTCAAGTCCGTGTTCGTCAACGTCTTCGGTGGCATCACCGCCTGCGACGAGGTCGCCAACGGCATCGTGCAGGCCCTGGAGCTGCTGAAGTCCAAGGGCGAGAACGTCGAGAAGCCGCTGGTCGTGCGTCTCGACGGCAACAACGCGGAGCTGGGTCGCAAGATCCTGTCCGACGCCAACCACCCGCTCGTGCGGCGCGTGGACACCATGGACGGCGCGGCCGACAAGGCCGCCGAGCTCGCCGCAGCAGCGAAGTAA
- a CDS encoding ATP-binding protein translates to MTVPETTDTTGGEVLRPHAEHAFADELRALGAADDRPRPARWRLSPWAVALYLLGGTLPDGTVITPKYVGPRRLVEVAVTTLATDRALLLLGVPGTAKTWVSEHLAAAVSGDSTLLVQGTAGTPEEAVRYGWDYAQLLAHGPSRDALVPSPVMRAMSEGMTARVEELTRIPADVQDSLITILSEKTLPIPELGQEVQAVRGFNLIATANDRDRGVNDLSSALRRRFNTVVLPLPATPEAEVDIVSRRVGQLGRSLDLPSGPEGIDEIRRVVTVFRELRDGVTADGRTKLKSPSGTLSTAEAISVVTNGLALAAHFGDGVLRPGDVAAGILGAVVRDPAADRVIWQEYVETVVRERDGWKDFYRACREVSA, encoded by the coding sequence ATGACCGTGCCCGAGACCACGGACACCACTGGCGGCGAGGTCCTGCGACCGCACGCCGAGCACGCGTTCGCCGACGAGCTCAGGGCGCTGGGCGCGGCCGACGACCGGCCGCGGCCCGCCCGTTGGCGGCTGTCGCCCTGGGCCGTGGCCCTGTATCTCCTCGGCGGCACGCTTCCCGACGGAACGGTGATCACGCCCAAGTACGTGGGCCCGCGGCGGCTCGTGGAGGTCGCGGTCACCACGCTCGCCACCGACCGGGCGCTCCTGCTGCTCGGCGTGCCGGGCACCGCGAAGACGTGGGTGTCCGAGCACCTGGCGGCGGCCGTCAGCGGCGACTCGACCCTGCTCGTGCAGGGCACGGCGGGCACGCCCGAGGAAGCCGTCCGGTACGGCTGGGACTACGCGCAGTTGCTCGCCCACGGCCCGAGCCGTGACGCGCTCGTGCCGAGCCCGGTGATGCGGGCCATGTCCGAGGGCATGACCGCGCGCGTCGAGGAGCTGACCCGTATCCCCGCCGACGTACAGGACTCGCTCATCACGATCCTGTCCGAGAAGACACTGCCGATCCCCGAGCTGGGGCAGGAGGTGCAGGCGGTCCGCGGCTTCAACCTGATCGCCACGGCCAACGACCGCGACCGGGGGGTCAACGACCTGTCGAGCGCCCTGCGCAGGCGCTTCAACACCGTGGTCCTGCCGCTGCCGGCCACCCCGGAGGCCGAGGTCGACATCGTCTCCCGGCGCGTCGGCCAGCTGGGGCGCTCGCTCGACCTGCCGTCCGGCCCTGAGGGCATCGACGAGATCCGCCGGGTCGTCACGGTCTTCCGTGAACTGCGCGACGGTGTCACGGCGGACGGTCGCACCAAACTCAAGTCCCCGTCCGGGACGCTCTCCACGGCGGAGGCGATCTCGGTCGTCACCAACGGCCTCGCGCTCGCGGCGCACTTCGGCGACGGCGTCCTGCGCCCCGGCGACGTCGCGGCCGGCATCCTGGGCGCGGTTGTCCGCGACCCGGCGGCGGACCGGGTGATCTGGCAGGAGTACGTCGAGACGGTGGTCCGGGAGCGCGACGGCTGGAAGGACTTCTACCGCGCCTGCCGCGAGGTGAGCGCATGA
- the sucD gene encoding succinate--CoA ligase subunit alpha: protein MAIFLTKDSKVIVQGMTGATGMKHTRLMLADGTNIVGGVNPRKAGTSVDFDGTDVPVFGSVAEAIEKTGADVSVVFVPPAFAKAAVVEAIDAEIPLAVVITEGIAVHDSAAFWAYAGVKGNKTRIIGPNCPGLITPGQSNAGIIPGDITKPGRIGLVSKSGTLTYQMMYELRDLGFSSAVGIGGDPVIGTTHIDALAAFEADPDTDLIVMIGEIGGDAEERAADFIAKNVTKPVVGYVAGFTAPEGKTMGHAGAIVSGSSGTAQAKKEALEAAGVKVGKTPTETAQLARAILAG, encoded by the coding sequence ATGGCTATCTTCCTCACCAAGGACAGCAAGGTCATCGTCCAGGGGATGACCGGCGCCACGGGCATGAAGCACACGAGGCTCATGCTCGCCGACGGCACGAACATCGTCGGCGGCGTCAACCCCCGTAAGGCCGGCACCTCCGTCGACTTCGACGGTACCGACGTACCCGTGTTCGGGTCCGTGGCCGAGGCCATCGAGAAGACCGGCGCCGACGTCTCCGTCGTCTTCGTCCCGCCGGCCTTCGCCAAGGCCGCCGTGGTCGAGGCGATCGACGCCGAGATCCCGCTGGCCGTCGTGATCACCGAGGGCATCGCGGTGCACGACTCCGCGGCGTTCTGGGCGTACGCGGGCGTGAAGGGCAACAAGACCCGGATCATCGGCCCGAACTGCCCCGGCCTGATCACCCCCGGCCAGTCCAACGCCGGCATCATCCCGGGCGACATCACCAAGCCCGGCCGCATCGGTCTCGTGTCCAAGTCCGGCACGCTGACCTACCAGATGATGTACGAGCTGCGTGACCTCGGCTTCTCGTCCGCCGTCGGCATCGGTGGCGACCCGGTCATCGGTACGACGCACATCGACGCGCTCGCCGCGTTCGAGGCCGACCCCGACACCGACCTGATCGTGATGATCGGCGAGATCGGCGGCGACGCCGAGGAGCGTGCGGCCGACTTCATCGCGAAGAACGTCACGAAGCCGGTCGTCGGCTACGTCGCGGGCTTCACCGCGCCCGAGGGCAAGACCATGGGCCACGCGGGTGCCATCGTCTCCGGCTCCTCGGGTACGGCCCAGGCGAAGAAGGAAGCCCTGGAGGCCGCGGGCGTGAAGGTCGGCAAGACGCCGACCGAGACCGCGCAGCTGGCCCGCGCGATCCTCGCGGGCTGA
- a CDS encoding SWIM zinc finger family protein — protein MNKAGVRWTTEQVLALAPDDSSRKAGNKLGTAGPWSEAGSSAAGAVWGLCKGSGSKPYRTVVDTTGPAYKCSCPSRKFPCKHALGLLLLRAADETAVGEAEAPDWAREWLDARGKRSGGEGGPAGGGAARAADPEAARRRAERRAGRITAGAVELEQRLADLLRGGLASAEQAGYGLWEETAARMVDAQAPGLAGRVRELGAIPGSGPGWPARLLEESSLLHLLNAGWLGLDGVPEPLATTVRTRIGLPSPSSGAPVRDHWLVLAQYDTSDGKVVTRRLWLHGRGSGRWALVLSFGAAGRSPQLSLPVGAVLDAEVTPHGGGGQLRADWGEQFGAPSPVDGPPPGGSTSDALAAYGSALRDDPWLESWPVTLADVIPVPVPDAGGGWQVADADGEGALPLAASVLSRPGLWKLAALSGGGPVTVFGECGHRGFHPLAAWSPEATGTVALT, from the coding sequence ATGAATAAAGCGGGGGTGCGCTGGACGACGGAACAGGTGCTGGCTCTGGCTCCTGACGACTCATCACGCAAGGCGGGCAACAAGCTGGGCACGGCCGGGCCGTGGTCGGAGGCGGGGAGCAGCGCCGCGGGGGCGGTGTGGGGCCTGTGCAAGGGCAGCGGCAGCAAGCCGTACCGGACGGTGGTGGACACCACGGGTCCCGCGTACAAGTGCAGTTGCCCGAGCAGGAAGTTCCCGTGCAAGCACGCGCTCGGGCTGCTGCTGCTCCGGGCGGCGGACGAGACGGCCGTGGGGGAGGCCGAGGCGCCGGACTGGGCGCGGGAGTGGCTCGACGCGCGGGGGAAGCGGAGCGGCGGCGAGGGCGGCCCTGCCGGGGGCGGGGCGGCGCGGGCCGCCGATCCGGAGGCGGCGCGGCGCAGGGCGGAGCGCCGGGCGGGGCGGATCACGGCGGGGGCGGTGGAGTTGGAGCAGCGGCTGGCGGATCTGCTGCGGGGCGGTCTCGCCTCGGCGGAGCAGGCGGGGTACGGGCTGTGGGAGGAGACGGCGGCCCGGATGGTCGACGCGCAGGCGCCCGGTCTGGCGGGCCGGGTGCGGGAGTTGGGCGCGATACCGGGCTCGGGTCCCGGCTGGCCGGCGCGGCTGCTGGAGGAGTCGTCGCTGCTTCACCTGCTGAACGCGGGCTGGCTGGGGCTCGACGGGGTGCCGGAGCCGCTGGCGACGACGGTCCGTACCCGGATCGGTCTCCCGTCGCCGTCGTCCGGTGCGCCGGTGCGGGACCACTGGCTGGTCCTGGCGCAGTACGACACCTCGGACGGCAAGGTCGTCACCCGCCGCCTCTGGCTCCACGGCCGGGGCTCGGGCCGCTGGGCGCTGGTGCTGTCCTTCGGGGCGGCGGGCAGGTCTCCGCAGCTGTCCCTGCCGGTGGGCGCGGTGCTCGACGCGGAGGTCACGCCGCACGGGGGCGGGGGTCAGCTGCGCGCCGACTGGGGCGAGCAGTTCGGCGCGCCCTCGCCGGTGGACGGGCCGCCGCCCGGCGGGTCGACGTCCGACGCGCTGGCGGCGTACGGCTCGGCGCTGCGGGACGACCCCTGGCTGGAGTCGTGGCCGGTGACGCTGGCCGATGTCATACCCGTCCCTGTCCCGGACGCGGGCGGCGGCTGGCAGGTGGCCGACGCGGACGGCGAAGGGGCGCTGCCCCTGGCTGCGTCCGTGCTCTCACGGCCGGGGCTGTGGAAGCTGGCCGCGCTCTCCGGGGGCGGTCCCGTCACGGTCTTCGGGGAGTGCGGGCACCGGGGGTTCCATCCCCTGGCGGCGTGGTCGCCGGAGGCGACGGGGACGGTGGCGCTGACGTGA
- a CDS encoding DUF5682 family protein has protein sequence MTARGPLLLGVRHHGPGSARAVLRALDAAAPGVVLVEGPPEGDALVALAADEAMRPPVALLAHAVDDPGRAAFWPMAEFSPEWVALRWALAHGVPVRFIDLPAAHSLALPSEEGDGEAKEGGEEGEREGGREGERDTSGDTGGLRIDPLAVLAEAAGYDDPERWWEDVVEHQGAGRTGDPFAPFDAVAEAMGALREEYGSGGDRRDLVREAHMRVHLRAARKEFGDDRVAVVCGAWHVPALAGTYTATADRALLRGLPKVKAEMTWVPWTHRRLARHSGYGAGIDSPGWYGHLFAAPDRPVERWLTKVAGLLRDEDRMVSSAHVIEAVRLAETLAVMRGRPLAGLTETTDAIRAVMCDGSDVPLALVQDRLVVGDVLGEVPDAAPAVPLQRDLAKAQRALRLKPEAHERELDLDLRKETDAAKSRLLHRLRLLGVGWGVPGVGRGSTGTFRESWRLCWEPELYVKVAEAGVWGTTVRSAATAKAESRAVSATALAEITALAEECLLAELPDALPVVMRALADRAALDADVGHLAQALPALARSLRYGDVRSTDTAALGEVAAGLAERVCVGLPPACAGLDADGAAQMRTHLDGVHTAIGLLPAVRDGDLAARWGAVLLKLAGRDTIPGVIRGRAARLLLDDGRLPEDEAARFMGLALSPGTPPADAAAWIEGFVGGAPGGGMLLVHDARLLGLVDTWLTGVPAEAFTDVLPLLRRTFSAYEPGVRRTLGELVRRGPATAPATGTAAPYEAAAPGFATTLDAARADAVLPVLRLLLGPGAGHLRAQALVPEQAHATTEGKR, from the coding sequence ATGACGGCCCGGGGGCCGCTGCTGCTGGGGGTCAGGCACCACGGGCCCGGGTCCGCGCGGGCCGTGCTGCGGGCGCTGGACGCGGCGGCGCCGGGGGTGGTCCTCGTCGAAGGGCCTCCCGAGGGGGACGCGTTGGTGGCGCTCGCCGCCGACGAGGCGATGCGACCGCCGGTCGCGCTCCTGGCGCACGCCGTGGACGATCCCGGGCGTGCGGCCTTCTGGCCGATGGCCGAGTTCTCGCCCGAATGGGTCGCGCTCCGGTGGGCGCTGGCCCATGGCGTACCGGTCCGGTTCATCGACCTGCCCGCCGCCCACTCACTCGCGCTCCCTTCCGAGGAGGGGGACGGGGAAGCGAAGGAAGGCGGCGAAGAAGGAGAAAGGGAAGGCGGCCGAGAAGGAGAAAGGGACACCAGCGGCGACACCGGCGGGCTCCGGATCGATCCGCTCGCCGTGCTCGCCGAGGCCGCCGGGTACGACGACCCCGAGCGGTGGTGGGAGGACGTGGTCGAGCACCAAGGGGCCGGCCGTACGGGCGATCCGTTCGCGCCGTTCGACGCGGTCGCCGAGGCCATGGGCGCCCTGCGCGAGGAGTACGGCTCCGGAGGGGACCGCCGCGACCTCGTCCGCGAGGCCCACATGCGGGTCCATCTGCGAGCGGCGCGCAAGGAGTTCGGGGACGACCGGGTCGCCGTCGTCTGCGGCGCCTGGCACGTCCCCGCCCTCGCCGGGACGTACACCGCCACCGCGGACCGCGCGCTGCTCAGGGGACTGCCCAAGGTCAAGGCGGAGATGACGTGGGTGCCCTGGACCCACCGCAGGCTCGCCCGGCACAGCGGCTACGGCGCCGGGATCGACTCCCCGGGCTGGTACGGGCATCTCTTCGCCGCGCCCGACCGGCCCGTGGAGCGGTGGCTGACCAAGGTCGCCGGTCTGCTGCGCGACGAGGACCGGATGGTGTCCTCCGCCCATGTCATCGAGGCGGTCCGGCTCGCGGAGACCCTCGCCGTGATGCGCGGCCGCCCGCTCGCCGGGCTCACGGAGACCACGGACGCGATCCGGGCCGTCATGTGCGACGGGTCCGACGTGCCCCTCGCGCTCGTCCAGGACCGGCTGGTCGTCGGCGACGTCCTGGGCGAGGTGCCCGACGCGGCGCCCGCCGTGCCGCTCCAGCGCGACCTCGCCAAGGCCCAGCGCGCCCTGCGCCTCAAGCCGGAGGCGCACGAACGCGAACTGGACCTCGACCTCCGTAAGGAGACCGACGCGGCGAAGAGCAGGCTCCTGCACCGGCTGAGGCTCCTCGGTGTCGGCTGGGGCGTCCCCGGCGTGGGACGGGGCAGCACCGGTACGTTCCGGGAGAGCTGGCGGCTGTGCTGGGAGCCCGAGCTGTACGTGAAGGTCGCGGAGGCCGGCGTCTGGGGCACGACCGTGCGCTCCGCCGCGACCGCCAAGGCCGAGTCCCGGGCGGTGTCGGCGACCGCGCTCGCCGAGATCACCGCGCTGGCCGAGGAGTGCCTGCTGGCCGAACTGCCGGACGCGCTGCCCGTCGTGATGCGCGCCCTCGCCGACCGCGCCGCCCTCGACGCGGACGTCGGCCATCTCGCCCAGGCGCTGCCCGCCCTGGCCCGCTCGCTGCGGTACGGGGACGTACGGTCCACGGACACCGCCGCGCTCGGCGAGGTCGCGGCGGGGCTCGCCGAGCGCGTCTGCGTCGGCCTGCCGCCCGCGTGTGCCGGGCTCGACGCGGACGGCGCGGCCCAGATGCGGACGCACCTGGACGGCGTCCACACGGCCATCGGCCTGCTGCCCGCCGTCCGGGACGGCGATCTGGCCGCGCGCTGGGGAGCCGTCCTGCTCAAGCTCGCCGGGCGGGACACGATCCCCGGCGTCATCCGGGGGCGGGCCGCCCGGCTGCTCCTGGACGACGGCCGGCTTCCCGAGGACGAGGCGGCCCGCTTCATGGGGCTCGCGCTGTCCCCCGGCACCCCGCCGGCCGACGCGGCGGCCTGGATCGAGGGCTTCGTCGGCGGCGCGCCCGGCGGCGGCATGCTCCTCGTCCATGACGCCCGGCTGCTGGGCCTGGTCGACACCTGGCTGACCGGCGTCCCCGCCGAGGCGTTCACGGACGTGCTGCCGCTGCTGCGCCGCACGTTCTCCGCGTACGAACCGGGCGTCAGGCGCACGCTGGGCGAGCTGGTCCGGCGCGGCCCCGCCACCGCCCCGGCGACCGGCACGGCCGCACCGTACGAAGCGGCCGCCCCCGGCTTCGCCACCACGCTCGACGCGGCACGCGCGGACGCCGTCCTCCCGGTGCTGCGCCTCCTGCTGGGGCCGGGCGCAGGACACCTACGGGCACAGGCCCTCGTACCGGAACAGGCCCACGCGACGACGGAAGGGAAGCGATGA
- a CDS encoding DUF5691 domain-containing protein: MTDTAATSDRTNSATSDRTHSAASDRTDTAPGGAGSAVPDAHGTSWEDLVVSALLGTDRRTPPAGILASGKDAPAALLDSAAFHTVRRRAGLLPARAAARPEPAPRDTRRPLPEPARQRLVQLLADRAAPAGAGGRRGTAPDLTELLPQWLATAGTYDYRAPASVLPALLDAARARTDLRPGALTFAGPRGLWLARLNPDWKFALRGAPGGSALPDVRDAEAVRALWQEGLFVERVTLLGAVRAAGSEAALELLGSTWSTERAEDRLMFLDSLRTGLSGVDEPFLEQALSDRSRNVRSTAAELLSALPHSALAGRMAARAATCVSLDRTGDGPTIAVEAPHECDADMQRDGVVAVPPAGRGERSWWLGQLVEAAPLAVWPERLGGRPPEEIVTLAVQDGWRDELHAAWCRAAVRQRDAHWSRVLLGPPSAPPATGPGTSSFAERAKLLAALEPGERAEWVAAFIAAHGLSEAFQLLGVCAVPWADPLGRAVVDALDIAREAGSYPWSFSGVMGLAERCLDPSEASRLELLTATPDETESASPGAGGYWSEAFQRLVSTLRLRATMQTELAPPPATTRPAGSPTDPEDPTVAAPGG; encoded by the coding sequence ATGACCGACACCGCCGCCACCTCGGACCGTACGAACTCCGCCACCTCGGACCGTACGCACAGCGCCGCTTCCGACCGCACGGACACCGCTCCCGGCGGGGCGGGTTCGGCTGTCCCCGATGCGCACGGCACGTCGTGGGAGGACCTCGTCGTCTCGGCGCTGCTCGGTACGGACCGCCGCACCCCGCCCGCCGGGATCCTGGCGTCCGGCAAGGACGCGCCCGCCGCGCTGCTGGACTCCGCCGCCTTCCACACCGTCCGCCGTCGGGCGGGGCTGCTTCCCGCGCGTGCGGCGGCGCGTCCCGAGCCGGCGCCCCGGGACACCCGCAGGCCGTTGCCCGAGCCGGCCCGGCAGCGGCTGGTCCAGTTGCTCGCCGACCGGGCGGCGCCCGCCGGCGCGGGAGGCCGGCGCGGTACGGCGCCGGACCTCACCGAGCTGCTGCCCCAGTGGCTGGCCACGGCGGGCACGTACGACTACCGGGCGCCCGCCTCCGTACTGCCCGCGCTGCTCGACGCGGCGCGGGCCCGAACCGATCTGCGGCCGGGCGCCCTCACGTTCGCCGGGCCGCGCGGGCTCTGGCTGGCGCGGCTCAATCCGGACTGGAAGTTCGCCCTGCGGGGCGCGCCCGGCGGCTCGGCGCTGCCCGACGTTCGCGACGCGGAGGCCGTCAGGGCGCTCTGGCAGGAGGGCCTGTTCGTGGAGCGCGTCACCCTGCTCGGAGCCGTACGGGCGGCGGGGTCCGAGGCGGCGCTGGAGTTGCTGGGCTCGACGTGGTCGACCGAACGGGCCGAGGACCGGCTGATGTTCCTCGACTCGCTGCGTACGGGGTTGTCGGGGGTGGACGAGCCGTTCCTGGAGCAGGCGCTGTCGGACCGCAGCCGCAACGTCCGCTCCACCGCGGCCGAACTGCTCTCCGCCCTCCCCCACTCCGCGCTCGCGGGCCGGATGGCGGCGCGGGCGGCGACCTGCGTGAGCCTGGACCGTACGGGGGACGGGCCGACGATCGCCGTAGAGGCGCCGCACGAATGCGACGCGGACATGCAGCGGGACGGCGTGGTGGCCGTGCCCCCGGCCGGCCGGGGTGAACGGTCCTGGTGGCTGGGCCAGTTGGTCGAGGCGGCCCCGCTCGCCGTCTGGCCGGAGCGGCTGGGGGGCCGGCCGCCGGAAGAGATCGTCACGCTCGCCGTGCAGGACGGCTGGCGGGACGAACTGCACGCGGCCTGGTGCCGGGCCGCCGTCCGCCAGCGTGACGCCCACTGGTCCCGGGTGCTCCTCGGCCCGCCTTCCGCCCCGCCGGCGACCGGCCCCGGTACGTCGTCCTTCGCGGAGCGGGCCAAGTTGCTGGCCGCGTTGGAGCCCGGGGAGCGGGCGGAGTGGGTCGCGGCGTTCATCGCCGCGCACGGCCTGTCGGAGGCGTTCCAGCTGCTGGGCGTCTGCGCGGTGCCCTGGGCGGACCCGCTCGGCCGCGCGGTGGTCGACGCGCTGGACATAGCCCGGGAGGCGGGAAGCTACCCGTGGAGTTTCAGCGGGGTCATGGGGCTGGCCGAACGCTGCCTGGACCCGTCCGAGGCAAGCCGTCTGGAACTGCTCACGGCCACCCCGGACGAAACGGAGTCCGCGTCCCCGGGGGCCGGCGGCTACTGGTCCGAGGCGTTCCAACGCCTGGTCTCGACGCTGCGCCTGCGCGCCACGATGCAAACGGAGCTGGCACCACCCCCGGCCACTACCCGGCCCGCGGGCTCCCCCACGGACCCGGAGGACCCCACCGTCGCGGCGCCGGGCGGCTGA
- a CDS encoding VWA domain-containing protein has translation MTTDRTESAVDERLRRWRLVLGGDGASGTDGTGCTLAGTDAAMDGALAALYGSGKAGGTGGGASRNRSAGLGASAPSVARWLGDIRTYFPSSVVQVMQRDAIDRLGLSALLLEPEMLEAVEADVHLVGTLLSLNKAMPETTKETARAVVRKVVEDIEKRLATRTRATLTGALDRSARINRPRHRDIDWDRTIRANLKNYLPEYGTVVPERLIGYGRASQAVKKEVVLCIDQSGSMAASVVYASVFGAVLASMRTLDTRLVVFDTAVVDLTDQLDDPVDVLFGTQLGGGTDINRALAYCQARITRPADTVVVLISDLYEGGIRDEMLKRVAAMKASGVEFVALLALSDEGAPAYDREHAAALAALGAPAFACTPDLFPEVMAAALEKRPLPVPDTA, from the coding sequence ATGACCACGGACCGTACGGAATCCGCCGTCGACGAGCGGCTGCGCCGCTGGCGCCTGGTGCTCGGCGGGGACGGAGCGAGCGGCACCGACGGCACCGGCTGCACCCTCGCCGGCACGGACGCGGCGATGGACGGCGCGCTCGCCGCCCTCTACGGCTCCGGCAAGGCAGGCGGCACCGGGGGCGGCGCGAGCCGCAACCGGTCCGCCGGGCTCGGAGCCTCCGCGCCGTCCGTGGCCCGCTGGCTCGGCGACATCCGCACGTACTTCCCCAGCTCCGTCGTCCAGGTCATGCAGCGCGACGCCATCGACCGGCTCGGACTCTCCGCGCTCCTCCTGGAGCCGGAGATGCTGGAGGCGGTCGAGGCCGACGTCCACCTGGTCGGCACGCTCCTGTCGCTGAACAAGGCGATGCCCGAGACGACGAAGGAAACGGCACGCGCGGTCGTCCGCAAGGTGGTCGAGGACATAGAGAAGCGGCTCGCCACCCGCACCCGCGCCACCCTGACCGGCGCGCTCGACCGGTCCGCGCGGATCAACCGGCCGCGCCACCGGGACATCGACTGGGACCGCACCATCCGGGCCAACCTCAAGAACTACCTGCCCGAGTACGGCACGGTCGTCCCCGAGCGCCTCATCGGGTACGGACGCGCCTCACAGGCGGTGAAGAAGGAGGTGGTCCTCTGCATCGACCAGTCGGGCTCGATGGCCGCGTCCGTCGTGTACGCGTCGGTGTTCGGCGCCGTCCTGGCCTCGATGCGCACGCTCGACACCCGGCTCGTCGTCTTCGACACCGCCGTCGTGGACCTCACCGACCAACTGGACGACCCGGTCGACGTCCTCTTCGGCACCCAGCTCGGCGGCGGTACGGACATCAACCGCGCCCTCGCCTACTGCCAGGCCCGCATCACCCGCCCCGCCGACACCGTGGTCGTCCTGATCAGCGACCTCTACGAGGGCGGGATACGCGACGAGATGCTCAAGCGGGTGGCGGCGATGAAGGCGTCGGGGGTGGAGTTCGTCGCGCTGCTCGCGCTGTCCGACGAAGGCGCCCCCGCCTACGACCGGGAGCACGCGGCGGCCCTCGCCGCGCTCGGCGCGCCCGCCTTCGCCTGCACCCCCGACCTGTTCCCCGAGGTGATGGCGGCGGCGCTGGAAAAGCGTCCGCTGCCCGTCCCCGACACGGCGTAG